In Pleurocapsa sp. PCC 7319, the following are encoded in one genomic region:
- a CDS encoding filamentous hemagglutinin N-terminal domain-containing protein, which produces MKMLIKESFQRIAQMWRTEHQSHGDYSLETLRNQFYRCVARDLQNQGKKLALSQIPSGVLLIGSLTGWSLVNSSPLKAQITSDGTVGTEVNTVDHETEISGGTRADSNLFHSFQDFSVETGTTAFFNNSSDISNIVGRVTGGNISNIDGLIRANGHTNLILINPGGINFGANASLDIGGSFLGSTAESVIFEDGTVFSAANAPVEPVLTISVPVGLQLGQNSGAIQVTGTENIGSDFDAHPSLAITPGNTLALVGNGITFNSGVVTAESGRIELGSVAAGEVSITNITAGWQLGYEAVTQLADLHLLSESSVENPNSIHNSDGGIQVQGKNITLERSQITAPTLGDSPGADITIRASESLSLQGEKEDGVISGSQILNEVSTEASGQGGVINIETDNLSISDQSFISNTTFGAGDGGEINILASNINMTGMGFEEFQQNFQTGVLNGTLQQTSGTGIFIGTLATGKSGNLNIDTDSLSLNEGAIFFSSLLTAGTGGDINVNATDIEISASALQGGGGPNSIETAISGDFNLETQRLIVADGGTIANGTAGDAAGGDIKITAAEFIELRDSPIDSIILTGIYTNTFLGSGTGGDIDINTNNLTIDDAVIVSDTGGLLADGTTITEGGLGGNINIQAARGIEARGLPANPALISGISTTTFSSSDAGNLSILTGKLIIRDGAEFGSATLGGGNGGQLSIKATDSIELIGVGVGTDRGINRGGLLASSGRIEYPNLVSIGSSGNISIETPELNVTNGANIDVQSLSLGNAGHIEINTDSISLDRQSSISAATQLDVGGDISLSAENVFLRRNSTITATAAGREGGGNITIDADNLVILEGSEVIADSFMGIGGNIQINTQGLFVCRECQISASSRLGIDGGVNIENLEPDPQLQEVGDLPQQPTQAQETIAIACPLERKTDSSILTITGRGGLPPRPQESLSGESLVRFNNGVSPAESINTTPPKHSTLPSPARGWYLNPQGTVVLSAQISGVKTNNQTLTNLDCHIN; this is translated from the coding sequence ATGAAGATGTTAATCAAGGAGAGTTTCCAGAGAATCGCTCAGATGTGGCGCACAGAGCATCAATCCCACGGCGATTACTCTTTAGAGACGCTACGTAACCAGTTTTATCGGTGTGTTGCGCGAGATCTTCAGAATCAAGGTAAAAAGTTGGCACTATCACAAATCCCTTCTGGGGTTTTGCTTATTGGTAGTTTGACAGGCTGGAGTTTAGTTAATAGTAGTCCTCTAAAAGCACAAATTACCAGCGATGGCACTGTCGGGACAGAAGTTAATACTGTCGATCATGAAACTGAAATTAGCGGGGGAACAAGAGCAGATAGTAATCTATTTCATAGTTTTCAAGACTTTTCCGTAGAAACTGGTACTACTGCCTTTTTTAATAATTCCTCGGATATTAGCAACATTGTCGGTCGAGTTACGGGAGGTAATATTTCTAATATCGATGGGTTAATTAGAGCTAATGGTCATACTAACTTAATTTTAATTAATCCCGGCGGGATTAATTTTGGAGCTAATGCCAGCCTAGATATTGGTGGCTCGTTTTTAGGTAGTACCGCTGAAAGCGTAATTTTTGAAGATGGTACGGTATTTAGCGCCGCCAATGCGCCAGTAGAACCTGTACTAACCATCAGTGTTCCCGTTGGCTTGCAATTGGGGCAAAATTCGGGAGCGATTCAGGTAACAGGGACAGAAAATATTGGTTCGGATTTTGATGCTCATCCTAGCTTGGCTATAACTCCCGGCAATACCTTAGCTTTAGTGGGAAATGGCATTACTTTTAACAGTGGAGTGGTAACTGCCGAATCAGGAAGAATTGAGCTTGGTAGCGTTGCCGCAGGAGAAGTAAGTATTACTAATATAACTGCGGGTTGGCAATTGGGATATGAAGCAGTCACCCAGCTAGCCGATCTTCATTTATTATCCGAATCTTCTGTAGAAAATCCGAACTCAATTCATAATTCCGATGGGGGCATCCAAGTACAAGGTAAAAATATCACCTTAGAGCGATCGCAGATTACAGCACCTACTTTAGGAGATTCACCAGGAGCAGATATTACCATTAGGGCTTCCGAATCATTATCTCTTCAGGGTGAAAAGGAAGATGGAGTAATCTCAGGCTCTCAGATACTTAATGAAGTTAGCACTGAAGCTAGCGGTCAAGGTGGCGTAATCAATATCGAGACAGATAACTTAAGTATCAGCGATCAGTCTTTCATTTCCAACACAACTTTTGGTGCGGGTGATGGCGGAGAGATCAACATACTGGCATCAAATATCAATATGACTGGTATGGGATTTGAGGAATTTCAACAGAATTTTCAGACTGGTGTTTTAAATGGAACTTTGCAACAAACAAGTGGTACAGGGATTTTTATTGGCACTTTAGCCACTGGTAAATCGGGAAATTTAAACATTGATACGGATTCTTTAAGTCTCAATGAAGGGGCGATTTTTTTTAGTTCACTTTTAACCGCAGGGACAGGAGGAGACATCAATGTCAATGCTACCGATATCGAAATTAGTGCCTCGGCATTACAAGGTGGGGGAGGACCAAACAGTATCGAGACAGCTATATCGGGAGACTTTAATCTAGAAACTCAACGCCTAATAGTCGCAGATGGAGGAACCATAGCAAATGGAACCGCTGGCGATGCTGCTGGTGGAGATATCAAGATCACTGCTGCTGAATTTATAGAACTCAGAGATAGCCCAATTGATAGCATTATTTTAACAGGAATCTATACTAATACCTTTCTTGGTTCGGGAACAGGAGGGGATATCGATATCAATACCAATAACTTAACCATAGATGACGCAGTCATTGTTAGTGATACGGGGGGCTTACTTGCTGATGGTACTACTATTACTGAAGGAGGTTTGGGAGGCAATATCAATATCCAAGCTGCTCGAGGTATTGAAGCTAGAGGACTTCCTGCCAATCCTGCGTTGATTAGCGGTATTAGCACAACTACTTTTAGCTCATCTGACGCAGGAAATCTATCCATCCTGACGGGAAAATTAATTATTCGTGATGGCGCCGAATTTGGCTCAGCAACTTTAGGAGGTGGAAATGGGGGACAATTATCAATCAAGGCTACTGATTCAATAGAATTAATTGGCGTTGGCGTAGGTACCGATAGAGGTATTAATCGAGGTGGTTTACTAGCCAGCTCTGGCAGAATTGAATATCCCAATTTGGTGTCGATTGGTTCTTCAGGGAATATTAGCATTGAAACCCCAGAATTAAATGTCACCAATGGTGCTAACATTGATGTACAAAGCCTTAGCTTGGGCAATGCGGGACATATAGAAATTAATACTGATTCAATATCTTTGGATCGTCAGAGTTCTATTTCCGCAGCAACTCAGTTGGATGTAGGGGGAGATATTAGTTTATCAGCAGAGAATGTTTTTTTGCGCCGAAACAGTACTATTACTGCTACAGCTGCAGGAAGAGAAGGTGGTGGCAATATAACTATTGATGCCGATAATCTAGTTATATTAGAAGGTAGCGAAGTTATTGCTGATTCCTTTATGGGAATCGGAGGCAATATTCAGATTAATACCCAAGGACTATTCGTTTGTCGAGAATGTCAAATTAGTGCTAGTTCCAGACTAGGAATAGATGGAGGAGTAAATATTGAAAACCTAGAGCCAGATCCTCAGTTACAAGAAGTAGGCGATCTCCCTCAGCAACCAACCCAAGCACAAGAAACAATAGCGATCGCCTGTCCCCTAGAGAGAAAAACTGATAGTAGCATTCTTACCATTACGGGTAGGGGTGGATTACCACCCCGCCCCCAAGAGTCATTAAGCGGAGAATCTTTAGTTAGATTTAATAATGGTGTCTCTCCGGCAGAAAGTATAAATACAACACCCCCAAAACACTCTACATTACCATCTCCAGCCCGTGGTTGGTATCTTAATCCTCAAGGTACAGTAGTTCTCTCCGCTCAAATCTCTGGAGTTAAAACCAATAATCAAACCTTAACTAATCTTGATTGTCATATAAATTAA
- a CDS encoding 2TM domain-containing protein, producing the protein MSDITPQYPESYSQEDIQQILQIAIARHNTDEELTRQQLWEIAGELDISNSTIQAAEKDWLVGKADEHQRRAFDIYRRQNFKQKATKFAIVNIFLISLNLIAAGTLSWSLYILLFWGLGLALSGWKAYQSHGEAYERAFQRWSFQNEVKQTVATVWTRLQKAWQI; encoded by the coding sequence ATGTCAGACATTACTCCACAATACCCTGAATCCTATAGTCAAGAAGATATTCAGCAGATTCTCCAGATTGCGATCGCCCGCCATAATACCGATGAGGAGTTGACACGACAACAATTGTGGGAAATTGCTGGTGAGCTAGACATTAGCAATTCCACAATCCAAGCTGCTGAAAAAGATTGGTTAGTAGGGAAGGCTGACGAGCATCAACGTCGTGCTTTTGATATCTATCGTCGTCAAAACTTCAAGCAGAAAGCTACTAAATTCGCGATCGTCAATATCTTTTTAATCTCCTTAAATTTAATCGCTGCTGGTACTCTTTCTTGGTCTTTATACATACTCTTATTTTGGGGATTAGGATTAGCTTTAAGCGGCTGGAAAGCTTATCAGTCCCATGGAGAAGCATACGAAAGAGCCTTTCAAAGATGGAGTTTCCAAAACGAAGTCAAACAAACAGTAGCGACGGTTTGGACTCGATTACAAAAAGCTTGGCAAATTTAA
- a CDS encoding serine/threonine-protein kinase, with protein MVFQEGQVLHSRYQLQRQLGRTAAGHQTWLAIDRTNTQSVAIKLLAFNPQMRWEELKLFEREAQTLKALDHPRIPKYYDYFDLDRELGQGVPWFALVQQYIPGLSLQESLEQNHHFTEDEILNIAKQTLDILIYLHQLKPSVLHRDIKPSNLILGQNDCIYLIDFGAVQAQAAVTGVTFTVVGTVGYAPLEQFWGRAVEASDLYALGATLIHLLTGKSPADLPQKDSRIQFRDRINLKSNFIDWLEKITELTVEKRFQKASEAKKALVSGKFEYHPQTSSFTSERKTVLGTTIQQPIPFTLIELKKGQRQLEIRIPAGGFNRIDEIFNNGCAGLLSYFVLFSFSLGFSVAIPGLSSIFFLIILGQLGLLMGSKTEIYLDTNATKIFSKIFGLQYSRTVCSSQKIEDVFVQRTGSIFQVALRGQERIYNLGGALKQDEAAWLVQEIKACLNLR; from the coding sequence ATGGTATTTCAAGAGGGGCAAGTTTTACACTCTAGATATCAACTGCAAAGACAATTAGGGCGTACTGCCGCAGGACATCAAACTTGGTTGGCAATAGATCGGACTAATACACAATCAGTGGCGATTAAGTTGTTGGCATTTAATCCGCAAATGCGTTGGGAAGAGTTGAAGCTTTTTGAAAGGGAGGCTCAAACTTTAAAAGCTCTCGATCATCCCCGTATTCCTAAATATTATGATTATTTTGACCTTGATCGAGAATTGGGGCAGGGTGTACCTTGGTTTGCTTTGGTACAACAGTATATTCCTGGTTTGTCTTTACAAGAATCATTAGAACAAAACCATCATTTTACCGAAGATGAAATACTTAATATTGCCAAACAAACTCTGGATATTTTAATTTACTTACATCAACTCAAACCATCAGTATTACATCGAGATATCAAACCTAGTAATTTAATTCTGGGACAGAATGATTGCATATATTTAATTGATTTTGGAGCAGTTCAGGCTCAGGCTGCCGTAACAGGAGTAACGTTTACCGTAGTCGGGACGGTAGGTTATGCCCCCTTGGAACAGTTTTGGGGAAGAGCGGTTGAAGCTTCAGATTTATATGCCCTTGGGGCTACTTTAATTCATTTATTAACGGGAAAATCTCCTGCGGATTTACCTCAAAAAGACTCTCGAATTCAATTTCGCGATCGCATTAATCTAAAATCAAATTTTATTGATTGGCTCGAAAAAATAACGGAATTAACGGTAGAAAAACGCTTTCAAAAAGCCTCAGAGGCTAAAAAAGCCCTAGTATCAGGAAAATTTGAGTATCATCCCCAAACCTCATCGTTTACTTCAGAAAGAAAAACTGTCTTGGGAACAACAATTCAACAGCCTATACCTTTTACATTAATTGAGTTAAAAAAGGGGCAAAGACAATTAGAAATAAGAATCCCCGCCGGTGGATTTAATAGAATTGATGAGATTTTTAATAATGGCTGTGCTGGGTTACTTAGCTATTTTGTGTTATTTAGTTTCTCTCTTGGATTTTCTGTAGCTATTCCTGGGTTATCTTCAATATTTTTCTTAATAATATTAGGTCAACTGGGACTTCTAATGGGTTCAAAAACTGAAATTTATCTTGATACAAATGCAACTAAAATATTCAGTAAAATTTTCGGTTTACAATATAGTAGGACAGTTTGCTCGAGCCAAAAAATAGAGGATGTTTTTGTACAGCGTACTGGCTCGATTTTTCAGGTAGCATTACGCGGGCAAGAGCGCATTTACAATTTAGGAGGTGCATTGAAACAAGATGAAGCAGCTTGGTTGGTGCAAGAAATCAAAGCTTGCTTAAATCTAAGATGA
- a CDS encoding pyridoxine 5'-phosphate synthase has translation MTNLSVNLNKVALLRNTRNIGIPSITRMAQICIDAGAKGITVHPRPDQRHIRPGDVYDLEEVVTAVEFNIEGNPLEASFMKIVRQVKPTQCTLVPDTPDTFTSDSGWDLTKDQERLKPIIQELQSLGSRVSLFMDADIEQISLVPATGAERIELYTEPYATAFREKQNLEFIWQQFANAAQKAQELGLGVNAGHDLNLDNLAKFCTIPNILEVSIGHALTAEALEMGFSHTVQEYIKILSKSA, from the coding sequence ATGACTAATCTCAGCGTCAATTTAAATAAAGTAGCTTTACTTAGAAATACTCGTAATATTGGTATTCCCAGTATTACTAGGATGGCACAGATATGTATTGATGCAGGTGCTAAGGGGATTACAGTTCACCCTCGACCGGATCAAAGACATATTAGACCTGGTGACGTTTACGACTTGGAAGAAGTAGTAACTGCGGTGGAATTTAATATTGAGGGTAATCCTTTAGAAGCTTCTTTTATGAAGATCGTGCGCCAAGTCAAACCAACTCAATGTACCTTGGTGCCAGATACACCAGATACCTTTACCTCCGATAGTGGTTGGGATTTGACGAAAGATCAAGAACGTTTAAAACCAATTATTCAAGAATTACAGAGTCTTGGTAGCCGAGTTAGTTTGTTTATGGATGCTGATATTGAGCAAATTAGCCTTGTTCCTGCTACTGGTGCAGAGCGGATCGAACTCTATACCGAGCCTTATGCAACTGCTTTTCGTGAAAAGCAGAATTTAGAATTTATTTGGCAACAATTTGCCAATGCAGCCCAAAAAGCTCAAGAATTAGGTCTGGGAGTTAATGCTGGACACGATCTCAATCTTGATAATCTCGCTAAATTTTGCACTATTCCTAATATCTTAGAAGTTTCTATCGGTCATGCACTGACAGCAGAAGCTTTAGAAATGGGTTTTTCTCATACTGTCCAGGAATATATCAAGATCTTAAGTAAATCAGCTTGA
- a CDS encoding PRC-barrel domain-containing protein — translation MTTENIHLRSEFINTQVIARNSGKRLGVVKEVLVDIDRREIVALGLRDNLLSVSGIPKYMYLDSIRQTGDVILVDDENVIEDIDIEAYSKLVNCEVITEAGEPLGKVRDFQFDAENGAINSIIIASLGIPQIPEQFISTYELSIEEVVSSGPNRLIVFEGSEERIEQISVGLLERLGIGRPPWESDQEEYYPQTIKAENQLGTGTPIRPPISTPVDTREPVMEERWDDDEWQEARVAPPPIKQQAEAIPYEEDYEQNNWEDAEPEVYDAPVYEAQPPVKEYQYDETITEDVWDDDIKPEPYNPPPVNIPEKQKAPEYEEEPG, via the coding sequence ATGACAACTGAAAACATACATCTACGTTCTGAATTTATCAATACTCAAGTGATTGCTCGTAACAGTGGTAAAAGGTTAGGAGTGGTTAAAGAGGTCTTGGTAGATATAGATCGCAGAGAAATTGTAGCTTTGGGACTAAGAGATAACTTACTTTCGGTTTCTGGTATCCCCAAGTATATGTATTTAGATAGCATTCGTCAGACTGGAGACGTAATTTTAGTAGATGATGAGAATGTTATCGAAGATATTGACATAGAAGCCTACAGCAAACTAGTTAATTGTGAGGTGATTACCGAAGCAGGAGAACCTCTGGGCAAAGTCAGAGATTTTCAGTTTGATGCGGAAAATGGAGCCATAAATTCTATTATTATTGCTTCTCTGGGAATTCCCCAAATACCAGAGCAGTTTATTAGTACCTATGAACTGTCTATTGAAGAAGTAGTTAGCAGCGGTCCTAATCGGTTAATTGTTTTTGAGGGTTCAGAAGAACGTATTGAGCAAATTTCTGTAGGTCTTTTAGAGCGTCTGGGTATTGGTCGTCCTCCTTGGGAAAGCGATCAAGAAGAGTATTATCCCCAAACTATTAAAGCTGAAAATCAACTGGGAACAGGAACTCCTATTCGTCCGCCAATTTCAACTCCAGTTGACACTAGAGAGCCTGTAATGGAAGAACGTTGGGATGATGATGAATGGCAAGAAGCTCGTGTTGCACCACCTCCTATTAAACAGCAGGCGGAGGCAATTCCTTATGAAGAAGATTACGAACAAAACAATTGGGAAGATGCTGAGCCTGAGGTTTATGATGCACCAGTATATGAAGCCCAGCCACCGGTCAAGGAGTATCAATACGACGAAACGATAACAGAGGATGTTTGGGATGACGACATCAAACCAGAGCCATATAATCCTCCTCCAGTAAATATTCCAGAAAAACAAAAGGCTCCTGAATATGAAGAAGAGCCAGGTTAA
- the rbsK gene encoding ribokinase, producing MTVVVFGSINLDLVVEVPRLPIKGETVIGHRFFAAAGGKAANQAVAIAKLGIPVSLVGQIGEDSFGKTLIESLETAGVNTSGITVNSSTYSGIASIVVDETGANTIACAAGANNLVREREIEQLKNLLPQAEIVLLELGVPIATVLTAAREAKAHDCFLILDPAPVNSNLPEELFSLVDVITPNEVEASQLVGFTVDGVTTARQAASVLHQMGVKNVIITLGDRGSFYSTEEDSYWIKPIPVSVVDTVAAGDAFNGALAVALASGKSLREAVQWGTVGGALAVTKNGAQSSLPSKANFQELLNQQVIWDE from the coding sequence ATGACCGTAGTTGTCTTTGGCAGTATCAATCTAGATTTAGTGGTAGAAGTCCCTCGTTTGCCCATAAAAGGAGAAACCGTAATTGGTCATCGTTTTTTTGCAGCAGCAGGGGGAAAAGCAGCGAATCAGGCAGTAGCCATAGCTAAATTAGGTATCCCTGTCAGCTTAGTTGGTCAAATTGGCGAAGATAGCTTTGGCAAAACCTTAATAGAAAGTTTAGAAACTGCAGGGGTAAATACTAGCGGTATTACAGTAAACTCGAGTACTTATTCTGGAATCGCTTCAATTGTAGTCGACGAAACAGGAGCAAATACGATCGCCTGTGCTGCGGGAGCCAATAATTTAGTCCGAGAACGAGAAATAGAACAATTGAAAAATTTGCTTCCTCAAGCAGAAATTGTGTTGCTTGAGTTGGGAGTTCCAATTGCTACGGTTTTAACCGCAGCTAGAGAAGCAAAAGCCCATGATTGCTTTTTAATACTCGACCCCGCCCCTGTAAACTCCAATTTACCTGAAGAACTCTTTAGTCTAGTAGATGTCATCACGCCTAATGAAGTAGAAGCTAGTCAATTAGTTGGTTTTACTGTAGATGGTGTCACTACGGCAAGACAAGCAGCATCTGTTCTGCACCAGATGGGAGTCAAAAACGTCATTATTACTTTAGGCGATCGGGGGTCATTCTACAGTACCGAAGAAGACAGTTATTGGATAAAACCTATTCCCGTATCTGTGGTAGATACAGTAGCCGCAGGAGACGCTTTTAATGGTGCATTAGCAGTTGCTTTGGCATCAGGCAAATCTTTAAGAGAGGCTGTACAGTGGGGTACAGTTGGCGGAGCTTTAGCTGTTACTAAAAATGGCGCTCAGTCTTCTCTGCCCAGCAAAGCTAATTTTCAAGAATTACTCAATCAACAAGTAATCTGGGACGAATGA
- a CDS encoding response regulator — MNQPHPINIEKDKQQFFTANLDDLLEQLFSLKENSCLQIIYNPTNFFVHFNRGKLIYATNSLAPFERLERHLRRLSNQNSKLSNEVIKQPRLRFRNDLQTYTQFPSDYQGIIWLAEQGYLDSQEAITLLRRITREVFESLLCLPDNCQYRFLPRSQQITELCQFDIQAYITQCEKRLEAWQAFSEKIWSSYQRPYLVTEKTRAIGDLTAEQNQNICQLLKGLNFRQISAILDLDELVVAKILYPSMLDNTIVVRDPKPPFNQLPKLPPKKDLNLTLESTWRSDDSGFQVNSNSKQTVHVLENNWNIACVDDSKLIQDNLEQNLDRNLFSILRIQDSLNAFSELIEFKPDLILLDVDMPNLNGYELCSLLRNHHNFKTTPIIMLDEAQGLVNSTRFRIAGATDSLAKPFNRTQLLNMIFKYLH; from the coding sequence ATGAATCAACCGCATCCCATCAATATAGAAAAAGACAAACAGCAATTTTTTACTGCTAACTTAGATGATCTTTTGGAGCAACTATTTTCTTTAAAAGAGAATAGTTGTTTACAGATTATTTATAATCCCACTAATTTCTTTGTCCATTTCAATAGAGGAAAGCTTATTTATGCGACTAATTCTCTTGCTCCTTTTGAGAGATTAGAACGTCATTTACGTCGTCTAAGCAATCAGAACTCGAAGTTAAGCAATGAAGTTATTAAGCAACCGCGGTTAAGATTTAGAAACGATTTGCAAACATATACTCAATTTCCTTCTGATTATCAGGGAATTATCTGGCTCGCAGAACAAGGTTATCTTGATTCTCAAGAAGCTATAACCCTATTGAGAAGAATTACTAGAGAAGTATTTGAATCATTACTATGTCTACCAGACAATTGTCAGTATCGTTTTTTACCCAGATCACAACAGATTACAGAATTATGTCAATTTGACATCCAAGCTTATATTACACAGTGTGAGAAAAGGTTAGAGGCATGGCAGGCTTTTTCTGAAAAAATATGGTCTTCTTATCAGCGTCCATACTTGGTTACGGAAAAAACTAGAGCCATTGGCGATTTAACAGCCGAACAAAACCAAAATATTTGCCAATTATTGAAAGGTTTAAATTTTCGTCAAATCAGCGCGATTTTAGATCTTGATGAACTAGTAGTAGCTAAAATCTTGTACCCCTCTATGCTTGATAATACTATCGTGGTGCGAGATCCTAAGCCTCCCTTTAATCAACTGCCCAAATTACCTCCAAAAAAAGACCTTAATCTGACATTAGAATCCACCTGGCGTAGTGATGATAGTGGTTTTCAAGTCAATTCTAATAGTAAGCAAACTGTGCATGTATTAGAGAATAACTGGAATATCGCTTGTGTTGATGACAGTAAATTAATTCAAGATAATTTGGAACAAAACCTTGATCGAAACTTATTTTCTATTCTGAGGATTCAAGATTCTCTCAATGCTTTTTCTGAGTTAATTGAATTTAAACCAGATCTAATTTTGCTAGATGTTGATATGCCTAATCTCAATGGCTATGAATTGTGTTCATTACTGAGAAATCATCATAATTTTAAAACAACTCCAATCATTATGTTAGATGAGGCACAAGGATTAGTAAATTCAACCAGATTTAGAATAGCTGGGGCAACCGACAGCTTAGCTAAACCATTCAACCGCACTCAACTGCTCAATATGATTTTTAAGTATCTACATTAA
- a CDS encoding ABC transporter ATP-binding protein yields the protein MTSALLSVANLRVAYPRQSQQETIWAVDNVSFDLKPGEKMGLVGESGCGKSTIGRAIMRLLPEGSQVEGTTVFQDKSVFELNQTELRQFRGEVVALVFQDPMTRLDPLMTIGDHCLETLKAHQPQLSRSAAKKLAIETLDTVKIPANRWGQYPHEFSGGMRQRVAIALALLLNPKIIVADEPTTSLDVTVSAEILDELTRLCSEREMALLLISHDLAMIGEYCDRIAVMYQGKMVETGQVKSILYQPKHEYTKSLLNAALLLQAVEDKPEDSSSETAPILKVKNLQQHFTLETNFIQQLFSAEKATVIKAVDDISFDLYPGEILGLVGESGCGKSTLSRTILQLLKPTEGKVAFLGQDLTTLSPQAMRSQRRQLQMVFQDPLACLNPLMKVGDSIADPLLIHKLATTAEAKQQVATMLNKVGLTPVEKYYQRYPKELSGGQQQRVAIARALITKPKLVICDEPVSMLDATVQTQVLELMLALKEEFNLTYLFITHDLWVARFFCDRIAVMNAGKIVELDTTEKIFTQAQHPYTQKLLSAAPLLAS from the coding sequence ATGACTTCAGCCCTTTTGTCAGTCGCCAATCTTAGAGTTGCCTATCCCCGCCAATCTCAGCAAGAGACGATCTGGGCTGTGGATAATGTCTCCTTTGATCTTAAGCCTGGGGAAAAAATGGGGTTAGTCGGAGAGTCTGGTTGCGGTAAGTCCACCATCGGTCGAGCAATTATGCGTCTTTTACCAGAAGGTAGTCAGGTAGAAGGCACAACAGTTTTTCAAGATAAATCAGTTTTTGAATTAAATCAGACAGAATTACGTCAATTTCGCGGCGAAGTAGTGGCACTGGTATTTCAAGATCCGATGACACGGTTAGATCCCTTAATGACTATTGGCGATCACTGTTTGGAAACCTTAAAAGCTCATCAGCCTCAGTTATCTAGATCTGCTGCCAAAAAATTAGCGATTGAAACCTTAGATACAGTTAAAATACCTGCAAATCGCTGGGGGCAATATCCTCATGAATTTAGTGGCGGAATGCGTCAACGAGTGGCGATCGCTCTGGCCTTATTACTCAATCCGAAAATAATTGTCGCTGATGAACCGACAACTAGCCTAGATGTTACGGTTTCGGCGGAAATTCTCGATGAATTAACTAGGCTATGTAGCGAAAGAGAAATGGCGTTGTTGTTAATTTCCCATGACTTAGCCATGATCGGCGAATATTGCGATCGCATTGCTGTCATGTATCAAGGCAAAATGGTCGAGACAGGTCAGGTTAAATCGATTCTTTACCAGCCCAAGCATGAATATACAAAATCTTTGTTAAATGCGGCGCTACTCCTGCAAGCAGTAGAAGATAAACCAGAAGATAGTAGTAGTGAAACTGCCCCAATTCTGAAGGTCAAAAATTTACAACAGCATTTTACTCTAGAGACAAATTTCATCCAGCAATTATTTTCTGCGGAAAAAGCGACGGTAATTAAAGCAGTAGATGATATTAGTTTTGATTTATATCCTGGAGAAATCTTAGGTTTAGTAGGAGAATCTGGTTGTGGCAAAAGTACTCTGTCTCGGACAATTTTGCAGTTGCTAAAACCTACAGAGGGGAAAGTAGCATTTTTAGGACAGGATTTGACTACTCTGTCTCCTCAGGCAATGCGTAGTCAGCGGCGACAATTACAGATGGTATTTCAAGATCCTCTCGCTTGTCTCAATCCTCTAATGAAGGTTGGAGATAGTATTGCCGATCCTTTATTGATTCATAAATTGGCTACTACCGCAGAAGCAAAACAGCAAGTGGCAACCATGCTCAATAAAGTGGGCTTAACTCCTGTCGAAAAATATTATCAACGCTATCCCAAAGAATTATCAGGAGGGCAACAACAAAGAGTGGCGATCGCTCGTGCCTTAATTACTAAGCCCAAACTAGTAATCTGTGATGAGCCGGTGAGTATGCTCGATGCGACCGTGCAAACTCAGGTATTAGAACTAATGTTAGCTTTAAAAGAGGAATTTAACCTAACTTATTTATTTATTACTCACGATCTTTGGGTAGCCCGTTTCTTTTGCGATCGCATCGCCGTGATGAATGCAGGTAAAATTGTTGAACTAGATACTACGGAAAAAATATTTACCCAAGCACAACATCCTTACACCCAGAAATTGCTATCAGCCGCACCATTATTGGCATCTTGA